In a single window of the Zea mays cultivar B73 chromosome 5, Zm-B73-REFERENCE-NAM-5.0, whole genome shotgun sequence genome:
- the LOC100193515 gene encoding 1-acyl-sn-glycerol-3-phosphate acyltransferase BAT2, chloroplastic isoform X1: MGTLIRPGPAASPLPIASPSSSSAHVAVVGGGARSLRHRVSVSVAVFRSPSTQVLATRWRRRRGMVVRSDVVAGGAAAAAAGDSTRALPAMVVVHPLVLLFDRYRRRAQHYIAKIWATVTISMFYNLEVEGMENLPPNSCPGVYVANHQSFLDIYTLLTLGRCFKFISKTSIFMFPIIGWAMYLLGVIPLRRMDSRSQLDCLKRCVDLVGKGASVFFFPEGTRSRDGKLGVFKRGAFSVAAKTGAPVIAITLIGTGKLMPSGMEGILNSGSVKVIIHRPIQGNDAETLCSEARNVIADTLLLHGYGAH; encoded by the exons TGGCTGTCGTTGGCGGTGGCGCGAGGAGCTTGCGGCATCGGGTGTCGGTGTCGGTGGCGGTGTTCCGGTCCCCGAGTACGCAGGTTCTGGCGACGAGATGGCGCCGCCGGAGAGGTATGGTTGTGCGGTCGGATGTCGTCGCCGGTGGCGCAGCCGCCGCGGCAGCTGGGGATTCGACGCGGGCGCTCCCAG CTATGGTTGTGGTTCATCCACTTGTGTTGCTATTTGACCGGTACCGTAGGAGAGCACAGCACTACATCGCAAAGATTTGGGCTACGGTGACAATCTCCATGTTCTACAATCTTGAGGTCGAAGGAATGGAGAATCTGCCTCCAAATAGCTGTCCTGGTGTCTATGTTGCTAACCATCAGAGCTTCTTGGATATTTATACCCTTCTAACTCTAGGGAGGTGCTTCAAATTTATAAGCAAGACCAGCATCTTTATGTTCCCTATTATAGGGTGGGCAATGTATCTCTTGGGTGTGATTCCTCTGCGGCGTATGGACAGCAGGAGCCAGTTG GATTGTCTCAAACGGTGTGTGGACTTGGTAGGAAAAGGAGCTTCTGTATTTTTCTTTCCGGAGGGTACTCGAAGTAGAGATGGCAAGTTAGGTGTATTTAAG CGTGGCGCATTCAGTGTCGCCGCAAAGACAGGAGCTCCTGTGATAGCTATTACTCTTATCGGAACTGGGAAATTGATGCCTTCTGGAATGGAAGGAATTCTCAATTCAGGTTCGGTAAAGGTGATTATTCACCGACCTATTCAAGGCAATGATGCAGAAACATTATGTTCCGAAGCAAGGAATGTGATAGCAGACACTCTTCTTCTGCATGGTTATGGAGCCCATTAA
- the LOC100193515 gene encoding 1-acyl-sn-glycerol-3-phosphate acyltransferase BAT2, chloroplastic, which produces MGTLIRPGPAASPLPIASPSSSSAHVAVVGGGARSLRHRVSVSVAVFRSPSTQVLATRWRRRRGMVVRSDVVAGGAAAAAAGDSTRALPGQQLASRVRGVCFYLVTAVAAIFLFVAMVVVHPLVLLFDRYRRRAQHYIAKIWATVTISMFYNLEVEGMENLPPNSCPGVYVANHQSFLDIYTLLTLGRCFKFISKTSIFMFPIIGWAMYLLGVIPLRRMDSRSQLDCLKRCVDLVGKGASVFFFPEGTRSRDGKLGVFKRGAFSVAAKTGAPVIAITLIGTGKLMPSGMEGILNSGSVKVIIHRPIQGNDAETLCSEARNVIADTLLLHGYGAH; this is translated from the exons TGGCTGTCGTTGGCGGTGGCGCGAGGAGCTTGCGGCATCGGGTGTCGGTGTCGGTGGCGGTGTTCCGGTCCCCGAGTACGCAGGTTCTGGCGACGAGATGGCGCCGCCGGAGAGGTATGGTTGTGCGGTCGGATGTCGTCGCCGGTGGCGCAGCCGCCGCGGCAGCTGGGGATTCGACGCGGGCGCTCCCAG GTCAGCAATTGGCTTCAAGAGTCAGAGGGGTTTGCTTCTATTTGGTGACTGCAGTTGCAGCAATCTTTTTGTTTGTAGCTATGGTTGTGGTTCATCCACTTGTGTTGCTATTTGACCGGTACCGTAGGAGAGCACAGCACTACATCGCAAAGATTTGGGCTACGGTGACAATCTCCATGTTCTACAATCTTGAGGTCGAAGGAATGGAGAATCTGCCTCCAAATAGCTGTCCTGGTGTCTATGTTGCTAACCATCAGAGCTTCTTGGATATTTATACCCTTCTAACTCTAGGGAGGTGCTTCAAATTTATAAGCAAGACCAGCATCTTTATGTTCCCTATTATAGGGTGGGCAATGTATCTCTTGGGTGTGATTCCTCTGCGGCGTATGGACAGCAGGAGCCAGTTG GATTGTCTCAAACGGTGTGTGGACTTGGTAGGAAAAGGAGCTTCTGTATTTTTCTTTCCGGAGGGTACTCGAAGTAGAGATGGCAAGTTAGGTGTATTTAAG CGTGGCGCATTCAGTGTCGCCGCAAAGACAGGAGCTCCTGTGATAGCTATTACTCTTATCGGAACTGGGAAATTGATGCCTTCTGGAATGGAAGGAATTCTCAATTCAGGTTCGGTAAAGGTGATTATTCACCGACCTATTCAAGGCAATGATGCAGAAACATTATGTTCCGAAGCAAGGAATGTGATAGCAGACACTCTTCTTCTGCATGGTTATGGAGCCCATTAA